In Rhizophagus irregularis chromosome 24, complete sequence, the sequence TGTGCAGATTggcatttaatatttcttaaaatgtaTTGATCTGCTAACATAAACGATATATCCGGAGGATCCGTTTAGACTAAAATTGTATCCGGATAACGTCAACTCAAAAAAACCTTTATCCGGATACCCACTTCTTACCGGATATCCATTAATACAACCGGATTTGCTATATCCGGATACAAACActattaatatcataatttaataatcgGCAATTAGGAATGTCCCCCCATGCTTATCTGACATGTATAGGAAAAAATTCATAGTGATAATGGAAAATCATTTTACCAAGAAAATCAACTAGCATTTTAGTAATCAGCATACATGTGGTTCGGTGTAGGGTgtgttttaatttaagaaCCTCTTTCTTggttagtaaataaaatagaaaaaaaaagataattgaACATATTCAATGAAACATCCGGTCCGATATCGGATTGTCATTCTTTAAAATGAATGCTGTCATATCGATATGGTTAAAAAAGACCGTACTTTAAGCCAAACTTGATAAAGTTTAGGAAATTTCCTATTGATTATCTTgaataaccaaaatttttaatttcgtaTGATTCTGAATTACGTCTATcaatggataaaaaaaaatactttcagaAACTTAATTCCCCTGAAATGATTGCTCATCTTTCTTCTTCGGCTTTAGCTTGTATTCACAATCCATTTTTTCCTCATTCAATCTAACAACGtgattatttcaaatttcttatataaataagaaagaaaagtgcttattaaaaaatattaaaattaatttttaaacacATTAAACTTACTATGCGACGTCCTATTTCTTTCACTTATATTATCATTGCAACCATCTGTAGCTTAATGAATATCATAGCTTTGATGCCAGCCACTAAAGGTAAAAAGctctaaaatatttattagtttccAAATACagtgatttaatttatttaataatatatatagcataTGAGGTTCTACTTAGGAATTGGGGTGGTCAAAGTAATGGTAATTATATCTGATTTTATTGAGCTAAATTCCATGAGTgatttgatattatatatattatgtatattccttttgattttaatttattttatttatgtacaGCGGAATGTTGTGTTTGGCAGGAAGATGCTCAACACAATTTCATAACTTATATACCTCAAAGTGTACCCAATGAgaaacatcattattattattgttccaATTGTGCGACCTTCGATGGTATGGATAAAGAGGGTGCAGATTTAAGAAATGGGATTCTTACTTATCGCACGTTAGATGATACTACAACATACTGGGCTGATATGGTAGTTAGTTTTAAACCTGGTAATAATCATATTCGTACAAATCGAGGTGGTGATAGTGGTTATAATAACCATACCTGTTTCCACGTATTTGGTGACCATAATGAAGCAAGACTTGATGAAGCTCCTTACGAAGAATGTCAAAAAATCAGAGATTCAAATTAAGACCGCATATCTTTACAAAAACAATGCATCAATCATTGGTCTTGTATAATGTACTTTGCAGATACTAATtatatcatgaaaaaaaaatactcttcaatatcaatatttattaaaaaataatatgtatccTGGGCTACGTCCTCTATTCTATCTAAATTAGTCTAGCGTGCAATGTGCATCCAAAAAATTACTCATAATTGATTCAATATCCACTTCccgatatttaataaagaaatgttttACCTTTATTAGATTCTTGTCTTGAGCAAATTTCAGCCGGGGTTCCCCGGTCAAAaaacacatttttttattttgaatgcTTATATACATTGTATTAGTTATATATAGATCATGTCATCCGAGCTTGAATTATTGAAACAGCGTATCACTGAACTTGAAGCTAAGAACGACAAGCTTGAGGCTGAGAATGACGCAGGGCAATAgctttattagtaaatatttcgAGTACGTAAAACTTTATGCTATGCTCACTGGTAAAGATTTGGATGATGTAGACGTTAAAGTAAAATTCATCAGTGGATTATCATCCGATAATAAAAAGCGCGCGCAGAAGAGTTTGGGTTTAAAAAACCTTTAAAGAGATAGTCAAATATTTAGTTAGAGATTCAACACTTTCTACCGAAATACAGAAATACAAAGTGGGGGAGCTGAAACAAGGTAATGAATCGGTAAGGCCGTAAGggtattttatcaaaaattagaaAGGCTTAGAAAGCTTTCCGGATGTGATgaggaaaaaattattttgcggAATTTCAAGAAGTCAAATTATGGGGGATGAATCTTCCTTTGGATGAGTTGATAGAAAGGCTTGAAACACTAGAACAACTTTCCGGATAATCTCAGTGGTGATCAGTATCTCGGAAGAATTTGCTGGGCCACAGATTGTGGATTACTAGCCTTATTTTCGATTGAAAAAATCTCCGAATCATATAAAATGCATACAGTTAATTTGCTTACGCCAGAACTAATAccatttattctaaaaaatatgtCGATACAGGATCTTAAAAAATCTTGTACTATAAATGATATATGGAAAGATGAGGTGTTTCGAGAAATTCGCAAAAGATTAATAGTGGACTGTACATTTGTTATTGACAAAATAACTGTTAAGGCATTAATTGATCCTAAATCCAGGTATAATAGTATCAGTAAAATGCTTGCCcaaaaaattggtttatatGTTACTAGAATCTATGGTTCAGAATATCCCGCAGTAAAAGATCTTGGCATTGGCGCAACAAACGCTGGCAAGAAggtaattgtaaatatttttagctGAGCGTTTTTTCTTGTTAAAGACATTACGGGTCATGTCAGAGGGAAATTGTCGCTTAATTTCTACATTAAGCAAGATTTTCGCGGTTTGAGTAGGATGAATAGATTTTAATTCAGCCAATTTCTTCTCCAATGCTTCCCCGAGAGGATAGTGTGAGTCAAGGATTTCATATTCCACGCGGGATACTTCAagtgttttttctttaagaatcTTCTCACCATCAAGTATTTTATTGTGTAATTCGACGAACACCATATCTGGAGTTGTAGGGTTCACCGTTTCCACATTCGTCACCGGCAACGGATTAAAGTCTTGTGGTTTGTTGGATaactctttaaaaaattttttaacccTATCTTCTTCTTCTTGAGGATTTAACCTTGCATCATCATCCTCGCcaagataaataaatagttgACAACGAGGACATGTATctttttttaaggaaataataatacatcTAAGATGGAAGCTATGATGACAAGACAATCTCACGACTGGTTCCAGGTTAGCTCCATTAGGTTCGAATAATGGATCGGGTTCATTACACAAAGAACATGTTTCGGATCCCCCTTGAGCGGATTCCCCTTGAGAATTGGTAGGTGCAGTGGGTTGAATCTTGTAATAATGGATACTTCTATTGATTGTACTTTCATATTGAGGGTCAAATTCTTCTTCATCGGTCAATGGAACACGTGGAGAGGTATTATTGGATCTTTCTGATTccattagtattattttttgagaagTAATTTATGGGAAAATGTTATGATGAGCGAAAGGAGGGGGTTTTTATACTTTCTGAATACTCCACTCGTGATCGTGAAATTATAACAACTGGAACTTGCTAGAAGAAATTTCAAAACAGACTACTCAATAGCCCATTACATagtaaataattcatttgtaTTACTGCAAATCTGCAAATGTAGCACAATCCCCAagacttttattatataacatttgtTTTTTCTACTGCGTCCAATACCACatgataaaacaataaaattctaaatttactatactaaattaatgaaaaaaactcTAATCATCTTCTGATGCACCGCCATAATTAAAAGTGACATTGATCACGTTCGCATTTTGCGAAAAAGAAGGAATTGTTGGGGTTACGGGTCTGGAAATATTAGGTGTTTCGGCAGGATTTGATGATGTTGCGAGTGATGATGATTTGCCAGAGGCGCCAATGGTAGGTGACTCCTTGACAGCTTTTTCCAATGGTTGTTGCTCAGAACTTGATTTCCCTTTGGGCCGTTTAGGTGAGATTGAAGAGGATGATGCCTCAGGAGAATTCGCACTACTTGACCTAACATTTTCATTACGCACTTGCTCGAATGGAAGTTCTAGCGAATGGTGATAGATAGAATCGTGTTAATTTGCCGTTAGCCATTGCCGTTAAGGCGCGTTGCAAGGCGCTTCGCAAGGCACTTGGCAGAGATAATCACCAACTTATTTTCTACAGAAACATACCTGGTTTTAACCAGAACATCGTTGAGAACTCTTCGTAAATTTCTTCGCCAACTAAACTTCTTTTCGTTCCAGTAccttctttatatttttccgctgtctaaaataataataagcatTATTGACCGGTCAGGGTTAGCAAAGCTAACTAAGCAGGACACTACTTACGTAAAAAGCTTTCGTAAGACctaagaattttttatggCAGGCGTCACCAGTGAAGTAATTAGTATTTTcttgatcatttattttttccgcAATCTCGTTCCAAAAGAGAtacttctttttatttgtagtAGTGTGATACTCcacatttctattttttcgTTCATCAATGAGGATGCGAAGCTGGGTATTAGAGAACTCCATAGTTGACTACATAGTGAGAAGATTCTCTAGgactattatataaaaaatatcgaGTGATGTGTTAGGATCATTGCGAGGCAAATTAATCGatcaataatcaaataataacgGTGGCTTAGCTATCATGTCAATAGATCAAGAGCGGTGAAATCTGATTGGTCGATCATCTCGTGATTTATAGAAACTCTGGAACTTTCCTGGAACTATCGAGGAACTGTCGTGGAACTGGGCCGTAGGCGCTTCGCACAGGGATCTAGGGCGATACATGTGATATGATATACGTCATGCCACAAACCGATTTAGCCAGGCGCCGTGCATATGTATGTAAATATCCCTTATAAATCCCGATATGCTTGTAatcgaataaaaatgaatccgatattttattataatatagttGTTACAAACTGTTATAAATCACTAACCAGTAAATCTGTATAAATTTGAATGATGATATTATCTAGTATAAGTTGTTAAAGAATTGCTAGAATTCactaaaaatactataatcaataaaatcagtatattttgcaaatatgACAGTTGTTACCTTGGAAAGCGCTTCTTACATTAATAtgattattgataaaaaagaatggCGGTTACCTAAGCCCATCAGTAACCGTCCTGGATATGATATGGAATATTATAGAACATATCTCGCAAATTACTATGGTAGCGTGGATGttgaaaaatttcttgataatgaaaaattctatgacaaattatcaataatgaGAAAGTGAGAGTCTCCAGTGCAGTGGGGATTACGAGTTAAAATTACTctccaatatttattatcatgaaataaaaaaagcataTACCATAGTTTCTGCTTGTTTGCAAGATTTGGTGAAGGCAAATTTGACGAATCATATCATTCTTATTATCATCctaaaatccataaaaacaATATGGCAATCTGCTTTCGTTGCTGAAAACTATTTCAAGTTAATGAAATAAAGCCAACCAAATCATACCACCATGGATGGCATAGATTCATTGAATTGATTGAAATTAAGGATATGATGCAAGAACATTGGGACCAAGAATGTTCCGATCCTTTAAGTGATCTTAGGCGTGCAAGGGTCAAGCAACaagcttttaataaatttaaggaGAATGATCTGATAGGTATTTACTGTAATAAATTACAACCCCCTCTTAAGTACTGGGATTCTATAAGGAATGAGACACACTCGTTGACTCCTCCAAACAAACTATTTATCTCATTTCAGTAtgcaaaacaaaataatttactacCACCTATAAACCATCTTAATCAGCCAAAAGGTACTGTATTAAGATTGAGGGATGGAAGAGAAATCACGATTGTTTAACCGATTTGACTGACCGATTTcgagtaatattttaattatagattttacTTTTGACTAAATAATATCTCAACTATATTCATAACttattcatgtttttttgCGCTATATAATCTGCATGCATGATCACCTAGTATAATTGGCCAAAAGAGCTATGCATGAAATGCTTCatatacatgaaaaaaatcgtTATGCATGATCTACCTATTCTGGGTTAGATTCTCTAATCtataactattttaataaagtattttttgagAAGTTCAGGAAGATCAATGAAGCGATCTTGGGGATTCTTGATTGCGAGACAATATAACTATTAGTTTGAGAAT encodes:
- a CDS encoding uncharacterized protein (SECRETED:cutsite_TKA-YE; SECRETED:prob_0.5514); SECRETED:SignalP(1-30) translates to MRRPISFTYIIIATICSLMNIIALMPATKAYEVLLRNWGGQSNAECCVWQEDAQHNFITYIPQSVPNEKHHYYYCSNCATFDGMDKEGADLRNGILTYRTLDDTTTYWADMVVSFKPGNNHIRTNRGGDSGYNNHTCFHVFGDHNEARLDEAPYEECQKIRDSN